One Agrobacterium vaccinii DNA window includes the following coding sequences:
- a CDS encoding lytic transglycosylase domain-containing protein — translation MKKAALGLAMAGLAATVWGAWAGPATESAIVPLPYVKPNSPATPAFMPATPEITGSIMRPNAPLDVSDLKAGLDALSSRDALRAIAIRNSLPATALDRHILTWAIAISGQKDVSSAEIATAQTELKGWPGTATFRANAERAMLRESPPAAQLIAYFANGAPETPEGTIALAHAQNTSGNTARAQKLIQTLWVSEGMDTALEDRVIDEFPGFLSAADHKARMDYLMYRSRVSQAKRFGDLGKAQPLYAAWAAVLQRAKNAPAALAAVTGPARNDPAYLFARIENLRHQQKYADAAALLAQAPTDQAKLVNPGEWWNERRIIARGLADLGDFRQAYTIVANHAATSAVDIADAEFHAGWYALRALQDPTDAAKHFNRLLETSNRPLSASRAYYWLGRTAEAGGPGNAREFFTKAAAHPGTFYGQLAAARIGTTTINVTYPSPSDNDRQHFAEREAVRAIERLEAAGYSWRADSLYRALAEQMDSPGELAILASRAEKNNNHQVSLQIGKTAFSRGIDAAALAYPIGVIPGTANISGSGMALAYAIARQESAFNPAAVSPANARGLLQLLPGTAKGVASRHGMDFTQAKLTTDAGYNATLGAHYLGEQIDSFGGSYILTFVAYNAGPKRVPEWISRYGDPRGKPIDDVVDWIERIPFPETRNYVQRVMENYQVYKTRLGQKADIVSDLRNGRSG, via the coding sequence ATGAAGAAAGCAGCTTTAGGCCTGGCCATGGCAGGCCTTGCGGCAACAGTCTGGGGTGCGTGGGCCGGGCCCGCGACCGAAAGCGCCATCGTCCCCCTGCCCTATGTCAAACCCAATTCACCGGCGACCCCCGCATTCATGCCTGCGACGCCCGAAATCACCGGCTCGATCATGCGGCCGAATGCGCCGCTCGACGTCTCCGATCTGAAAGCCGGGCTTGACGCGCTGTCCAGCCGGGATGCCCTGCGCGCCATCGCCATTCGCAACTCCCTGCCCGCGACGGCTCTCGACCGGCATATCCTGACATGGGCGATTGCCATTTCCGGCCAGAAGGACGTCTCCTCCGCCGAGATTGCCACCGCGCAGACCGAACTCAAGGGTTGGCCGGGCACCGCCACATTCCGCGCCAATGCCGAGCGCGCCATGCTGCGCGAAAGTCCGCCAGCGGCACAGCTCATCGCCTATTTCGCCAACGGCGCGCCCGAAACGCCGGAGGGCACGATCGCCCTTGCGCATGCGCAGAACACCAGCGGCAATACGGCCCGGGCGCAAAAGCTCATCCAGACATTATGGGTCAGCGAAGGCATGGACACGGCGCTGGAAGACCGCGTCATCGATGAATTTCCCGGTTTTCTCTCTGCTGCCGATCACAAGGCGCGGATGGATTATCTGATGTATCGCAGCCGCGTCAGCCAGGCGAAACGCTTTGGTGATCTCGGCAAGGCGCAGCCACTCTACGCCGCCTGGGCCGCCGTGTTGCAACGCGCCAAAAACGCGCCTGCCGCACTCGCCGCCGTGACCGGCCCTGCCCGCAACGATCCCGCCTATCTCTTCGCCCGCATCGAAAACCTGCGCCATCAGCAGAAATACGCCGATGCCGCAGCGCTTTTGGCGCAAGCGCCAACGGATCAGGCAAAGCTCGTCAATCCCGGTGAGTGGTGGAACGAGCGCCGCATCATCGCGCGCGGACTGGCAGACCTCGGCGATTTCCGCCAGGCCTACACGATTGTCGCCAACCACGCCGCGACGTCAGCAGTGGATATTGCCGATGCGGAATTCCATGCGGGCTGGTACGCGCTGCGCGCGCTACAAGACCCCACCGATGCTGCAAAACATTTCAACCGACTGCTTGAGACATCGAACCGACCCCTTTCCGCGTCGCGCGCCTATTACTGGCTGGGCCGCACCGCCGAAGCTGGCGGACCGGGCAATGCCCGCGAGTTCTTCACCAAGGCCGCCGCCCATCCCGGCACATTCTATGGCCAGCTTGCCGCAGCGCGAATCGGTACGACCACGATCAACGTGACCTACCCTTCCCCAAGCGACAACGACCGCCAGCACTTTGCCGAGCGTGAAGCCGTGCGCGCCATCGAAAGACTTGAGGCCGCAGGCTATAGCTGGCGTGCCGATAGCCTCTATCGCGCCTTGGCCGAGCAGATGGACAGCCCCGGCGAATTGGCCATCCTCGCTTCGCGCGCGGAAAAGAACAACAACCATCAGGTCTCGCTTCAGATCGGCAAAACGGCCTTCAGTCGCGGCATCGATGCCGCAGCGCTCGCCTACCCGATCGGCGTCATTCCCGGCACGGCCAACATCTCCGGCTCCGGCATGGCACTGGCCTATGCGATTGCGCGCCAGGAAAGCGCCTTCAACCCCGCAGCCGTCTCGCCTGCAAATGCGCGCGGCCTCTTACAACTTCTGCCCGGCACCGCCAAAGGCGTCGCCAGCCGACACGGCATGGATTTCACCCAAGCGAAACTCACCACCGATGCAGGCTACAACGCCACACTTGGTGCTCACTACCTCGGCGAACAGATCGACAGCTTCGGCGGCTCCTACATCCTGACCTTCGTCGCCTATAATGCCGGCCCCAAACGCGTCCCCGAATGGATCAGCCGCTACGGCGACCCCCGCGGCAAACCCATCGACGACGTTGTCGACTGGATCGAACGCATCCCCTTCCCCGAGACACGCAACTATGTGCAGCGGGTGATGGAAAATTATCAGGTGTATAAGACAAGGCTGGGTCAGAAAGCGGACATTGTCAGCGACCTACGCAATGGCCGTTCAGGATAA
- the smpB gene encoding SsrA-binding protein SmpB, with the protein MAPKGSQRVVNKVVAENRKARFNYEILDTYEAGIVLTGTEVKSLRDGKANIAESYASDEGNEIWLINSHLPEYLQANRFNHEPRRRRKLLLSKREIHRMRVGINREGMTLVPLKIYFNDKGRAKLELALAKGKKLHDKRETEKERDWNRQKSRLMKGGAA; encoded by the coding sequence ATGGCCCCTAAAGGCAGTCAGCGCGTGGTGAACAAGGTCGTTGCGGAAAACCGCAAGGCCCGCTTCAATTATGAAATCCTCGATACCTACGAGGCTGGCATTGTTCTGACGGGCACTGAGGTCAAATCCTTACGCGATGGCAAGGCGAATATCGCCGAATCCTACGCCTCGGATGAAGGTAATGAGATATGGCTGATCAATTCGCATCTGCCGGAATATCTTCAGGCCAATCGTTTCAACCACGAGCCGCGCCGTCGCCGCAAGCTGCTGCTGTCCAAGCGCGAAATCCATCGCATGCGCGTGGGCATCAACCGCGAAGGCATGACGCTGGTGCCGTTGAAAATCTACTTCAACGACAAGGGCCGCGCAAAGTTGGAGCTGGCGCTGGCCAAGGGTAAGAAGCTGCACGACAAGCGCGAGACGGAAAAAGAACGCGACTGGAACCGCCAGAAATCGCGTTTGATGAAGGGTGGCGCTGCCTGA
- a CDS encoding HWE histidine kinase domain-containing protein, with protein sequence MEGISSKEQRRLAALDSYNVLDTPREQDFDDLALLASTICDTPIAVVNLIGDGRQFFKAEVGLGVRETPLDTSFCARAILEDDFLVIPDATRDPRFQTNPLVTGEPHIRFYAGALLKSDDGLPIGTICVLGHEPKAITDAQQNALKALARQVMSHLELRRTLQSATYDLALERRLSAKRQLRVSKVGAKNEELRVNHERSKAAHDAGQIGIFEIDIETNEAIVSEEFCRIFGVPEQPSYDSSVFEKLVVDTDRKTASEAASRISATAQLSVEYRIRRGSDQRVRWVARRAQFILDDRGIPVKMIGVIIDITDSKRKDARIAALLTLGDRLRAGKTVQDISRIASEILAEGLAVNRSGYATVNSATDSLFVEFNWLAAEAQSIAGHHKLTDFQATMKRLEIGDTLAVPNINAASWLDSDASGYAEMGVRSFVKVPIIDRGALVGILFAHDAKPRFWSKLELDFAWGVADRAYAAIARLNAESEQRILNQELSHRLKNTLSIVQAIAAQTLRNVTEKDAVAAFNGRLQALSSAHNVLLQQSWSTARLREVIGRVMHLHAGDGKVVMSGPEVPLGPKAGLSLSLLLHELGTNATKYGALSTDAGLVDISWHVSDDSEKPILTLKWEEKGGPPASEPERRGFGSRLIRMGIAGTGDVEKNFLPSGLIATFRAPLSLVMELGE encoded by the coding sequence ATGGAAGGTATCTCGTCCAAAGAACAGCGCCGCTTGGCCGCACTCGATAGCTACAATGTTCTTGATACACCGCGAGAGCAGGATTTCGACGACCTCGCGTTACTGGCCTCCACCATTTGCGACACGCCGATCGCAGTCGTAAACCTCATTGGCGATGGCAGGCAGTTCTTCAAGGCCGAGGTTGGTCTGGGCGTTCGCGAAACACCGCTGGATACGTCGTTTTGCGCCCGTGCGATTCTCGAAGACGATTTTCTGGTCATTCCCGATGCGACTCGCGATCCGCGCTTCCAGACCAATCCGCTGGTCACCGGCGAGCCCCATATCCGTTTTTACGCCGGTGCGCTTCTGAAGTCTGATGACGGGCTTCCAATCGGCACCATTTGCGTTCTGGGCCATGAGCCGAAAGCCATTACCGACGCCCAGCAGAATGCGTTGAAAGCGCTGGCGCGGCAGGTCATGTCGCACCTAGAGCTGCGCCGCACCCTCCAAAGCGCGACGTATGATCTCGCGCTGGAGCGTCGCCTTTCCGCAAAGCGCCAGCTGCGCGTCAGCAAGGTGGGTGCCAAGAACGAGGAGTTGCGGGTCAACCACGAACGCTCCAAGGCGGCCCATGATGCGGGCCAGATCGGTATTTTTGAAATAGATATCGAAACGAACGAAGCTATCGTTTCCGAAGAGTTCTGCCGCATTTTTGGTGTGCCGGAACAGCCGAGCTACGATTCGTCCGTTTTCGAAAAGCTCGTTGTCGATACAGACCGCAAAACCGCGTCAGAAGCCGCAAGCCGGATATCGGCGACAGCGCAGCTCAGCGTCGAATATCGTATTCGTCGTGGCAGCGACCAGCGTGTTCGCTGGGTTGCGCGGCGCGCGCAGTTCATTCTGGATGACCGCGGAATACCGGTGAAGATGATCGGCGTCATCATCGACATCACCGATTCCAAGCGCAAGGATGCCCGCATCGCCGCCCTGTTGACGCTGGGTGACAGATTGCGCGCGGGCAAGACTGTTCAGGACATATCGCGCATCGCGTCTGAAATTCTGGCGGAAGGCCTTGCCGTCAACCGCTCCGGTTACGCAACCGTCAATTCGGCGACCGATAGCTTGTTCGTGGAGTTCAACTGGCTTGCCGCCGAGGCGCAATCCATTGCCGGACATCACAAACTCACCGATTTTCAGGCAACGATGAAGCGCCTTGAAATCGGCGATACGCTGGCCGTACCCAACATCAACGCCGCCAGCTGGCTGGATAGCGATGCGTCCGGCTATGCGGAGATGGGCGTTCGCTCCTTCGTCAAGGTGCCGATCATCGACCGTGGCGCTCTCGTCGGCATCCTCTTCGCGCATGATGCCAAGCCCCGTTTCTGGAGCAAGCTGGAACTCGATTTTGCCTGGGGCGTCGCTGACCGCGCCTACGCCGCGATTGCAAGGCTGAATGCCGAGTCGGAGCAACGCATCCTCAATCAGGAACTCAGCCATCGCCTGAAAAACACGCTGTCCATCGTCCAGGCCATTGCCGCCCAAACCCTGCGCAACGTCACGGAAAAGGACGCCGTCGCCGCCTTCAACGGTCGGCTTCAGGCTCTCAGCTCCGCGCATAACGTGCTGCTCCAGCAATCCTGGTCGACGGCGCGCCTGCGCGAAGTCATCGGCAGGGTCATGCATCTCCACGCCGGAGACGGCAAAGTCGTCATGTCGGGCCCGGAAGTTCCGCTCGGCCCCAAGGCCGGACTGTCGCTGTCACTCCTGCTGCACGAACTCGGCACCAACGCCACCAAATACGGCGCGCTCTCGACCGATGCCGGTCTTGTCGACATCAGCTGGCACGTCTCGGATGATTCCGAAAAGCCGATCCTGACCTTGAAATGGGAAGAAAAAGGCGGCCCGCCCGCATCCGAGCCCGAACGCCGAGGCTTTGGCTCCCGCCTCATCCGCATGGGTATTGCCGGAACAGGTGATGTGGAGAAAAACTTCCTGCCAAGCGGCCTGATCGCGACGTTCCGTGCACCCTTGTCACTGGTCATGGAACTGGGCGAGTAG
- a CDS encoding NYN domain-containing protein has protein sequence MFDPREKIALFIDGANLYAASKSLGFDIDYRKLLKAFQKRGYLLRAYYYTALIEDQEYSSIRPLIDWLDYNGYKVVTKPAKEFTDAMGRRKIKGNMDIELAVDAMEQSETVDHLVLFSGDGDFTTLVDALQRRGRKVSVISTMSTQPPMIADDLRRQADHFIDLLSLKAEIGRDPSERAHRVVENTESVE, from the coding sequence CGCTCTTTATCGATGGCGCCAACCTTTACGCCGCATCCAAAAGCCTCGGTTTCGATATCGATTATCGCAAACTTTTGAAGGCATTTCAGAAGCGCGGCTACCTCTTGCGCGCCTATTATTACACTGCGCTGATCGAAGATCAGGAATATTCCTCGATTCGCCCGTTGATCGACTGGTTGGACTATAATGGTTACAAGGTCGTGACGAAGCCCGCCAAGGAATTCACCGATGCGATGGGCCGCCGCAAAATCAAGGGCAACATGGATATCGAACTGGCCGTCGATGCAATGGAACAGTCCGAGACCGTCGATCACCTCGTTCTCTTCTCCGGCGATGGCGATTTCACCACGCTGGTCGATGCGCTTCAGCGCCGTGGCCGCAAGGTGTCCGTCATCTCCACCATGTCTACGCAGCCTCCGATGATTGCAGACGACCTGCGCCGTCAGGCCGACCACTTCATCGACCTTCTGTCCTTGAAGGCAGAAATCGGTCGCGATCCGAGCGAGCGTGCGCACCGTGTCGTCGAGAATACCGAATCGGTCGAGTAA
- a CDS encoding methyl-accepting chemotaxis protein, producing the protein MSGQQAGHQLSERLAFLGLGPEQKKNLAALKPAIVASLSGSLDDFYTKARAVPDTAKFFANEAHIQHAKSMQIKHWSRIASASFDSEYTTAVTAIGRTHARLGLEPRWYIGGYALILEGIIKAVVDAQLKGFMFEKKGKQVAKDITVAVKAALLDMDYSISVYLEALAEERAASELEQQRMKQEQQQVLSLLNTALNHMAQGDLTSRMDGDLAAQFDGLKTNFNTALAKLSGAFSEIVEESHKISANTRELTSSTDDMARRTEQQAASLEQTAAALEQITTISRQSAQRTEQAQDIVKSSAEEAARSRHIVTEAVEAMSAIEHSSQKITQIVSVIDEIAFQTNLLALNAGVEAARAGEAGKGFAVVAQEVRELAQRSANAAKEIRVLIDKSSQDVANGVSLVSRTGEALNSIGGKVDHIQDHIGAITQAVQEQAMGIQEINSAIASMDQLTQQNAAMVEETNAATHGLSDISSNLAALVSRFNVQKSMRHQQAVYRAA; encoded by the coding sequence ATGAGTGGACAACAGGCCGGACATCAACTTTCGGAAAGGCTTGCGTTTTTGGGTCTTGGCCCGGAGCAAAAGAAAAACCTGGCTGCGTTGAAGCCTGCTATCGTCGCCTCGCTGAGCGGCTCACTGGACGATTTCTACACCAAAGCCCGCGCCGTTCCCGACACCGCGAAATTCTTCGCCAACGAAGCGCATATCCAGCACGCCAAATCCATGCAGATCAAGCACTGGTCGCGCATCGCATCCGCCTCGTTCGACAGCGAATACACCACCGCCGTTACCGCGATTGGTCGCACCCATGCACGCCTCGGTCTTGAGCCGCGCTGGTATATCGGCGGCTACGCGCTTATTCTCGAAGGCATTATCAAGGCCGTCGTAGACGCGCAGCTCAAAGGCTTCATGTTCGAAAAGAAGGGCAAGCAGGTCGCAAAAGACATCACCGTTGCGGTCAAGGCTGCACTTCTCGACATGGATTATTCGATCTCGGTCTATCTGGAAGCCCTTGCTGAAGAGCGCGCTGCATCCGAATTGGAACAGCAGCGCATGAAGCAGGAGCAGCAACAGGTCCTGTCTCTTTTGAACACGGCGCTAAACCACATGGCGCAGGGCGACCTGACTTCACGCATGGACGGCGATCTTGCGGCGCAATTCGATGGTCTGAAGACCAATTTCAACACCGCCCTTGCCAAGCTGTCCGGTGCCTTCTCCGAAATCGTTGAGGAATCACACAAGATTTCGGCCAACACGCGAGAGCTGACGTCTTCCACCGATGACATGGCGCGCCGCACCGAGCAGCAGGCGGCGTCTCTGGAGCAGACCGCCGCAGCACTTGAGCAGATCACAACCATCTCCAGACAGTCCGCGCAGCGCACCGAGCAGGCGCAGGATATCGTGAAAAGCTCTGCAGAGGAGGCCGCGCGCTCCCGCCACATCGTGACGGAAGCCGTGGAAGCCATGAGTGCCATCGAGCACTCCTCGCAGAAAATCACCCAGATCGTCAGCGTTATCGATGAAATCGCCTTCCAGACCAATCTTCTCGCACTGAATGCAGGCGTTGAAGCCGCACGTGCCGGTGAAGCGGGCAAGGGCTTCGCTGTGGTCGCGCAGGAAGTGCGCGAACTCGCCCAGCGTTCCGCAAATGCTGCCAAGGAAATCCGTGTCCTGATCGACAAGTCCTCGCAGGATGTCGCAAACGGCGTCTCGCTGGTCAGCCGCACGGGTGAAGCGCTCAATTCCATCGGCGGCAAGGTGGACCATATTCAGGACCACATCGGCGCCATCACCCAGGCGGTGCAGGAGCAGGCTATGGGCATTCAGGAAATTAATTCCGCCATTGCCAGCATGGATCAATTGACCCAGCAGAACGCCGCCATGGTGGAAGAAACCAACGCCGCAACGCATGGTCTGAGCGACATCAGCAGCAATCTCGCAGCCCTCGTCAGCCGGTTCAACGTGCAGAAATCCATGCGCCACCAGCAGGCGGTCTACCGCGCCGCATAG
- the dapA gene encoding 4-hydroxy-tetrahydrodipicolinate synthase, whose protein sequence is MFKGSIPALITPFTDQGAVDETAFAAHVEWQIAEGSSGLVPVGTTGESPTLSHDEHKRVVELCVETAGKRVPVIAGAGSNNTHEAIELGLHAQEVGADALLVVTPYYNKPTQKGLFAHFSAIAEAVTLPIVIYNIPPRSVIDMTPETMGALVKAHKNIVGVKDATGKLDRVSEQRITCGPDFIQLSGEDGTALGFNAHGGVGCISVTANVAPRLCAEFQAAMLAGNYALALEYQDRLMPLHKAIFMEPGVCGTKYALARRRNVSRKVRSPLMDTLEPATEAAIDAALKHAGLFN, encoded by the coding sequence ATGTTCAAGGGATCCATTCCCGCCCTCATTACGCCGTTTACCGACCAAGGCGCGGTAGACGAAACGGCGTTTGCCGCCCATGTGGAGTGGCAGATTGCCGAAGGCAGCAGCGGCCTCGTGCCCGTCGGGACAACCGGGGAATCCCCCACCTTGTCCCACGACGAGCACAAACGGGTCGTTGAACTGTGCGTGGAAACGGCGGGTAAACGGGTTCCGGTCATTGCCGGTGCAGGCTCCAACAACACCCACGAAGCGATAGAGCTTGGCCTGCATGCGCAGGAAGTGGGCGCGGACGCACTGCTGGTCGTTACGCCTTATTATAACAAGCCGACGCAGAAGGGCCTGTTCGCGCATTTCTCGGCAATCGCCGAGGCCGTGACGCTGCCCATCGTGATCTACAACATCCCACCGCGTTCGGTCATCGATATGACGCCGGAAACGATGGGTGCGCTGGTCAAGGCGCACAAGAACATCGTTGGTGTAAAAGACGCCACCGGCAAGCTTGACCGCGTTTCGGAACAGCGCATCACCTGCGGCCCGGATTTCATCCAGCTTTCGGGTGAAGACGGCACGGCACTGGGCTTCAACGCCCATGGCGGCGTCGGCTGCATTTCGGTGACGGCAAACGTTGCGCCGCGCCTCTGTGCGGAGTTTCAGGCGGCCATGCTGGCCGGAAACTATGCGCTGGCGCTGGAGTATCAGGATCGCCTGATGCCGTTGCACAAGGCGATCTTCATGGAGCCCGGTGTTTGCGGCACGAAATACGCGCTGGCGCGCCGCCGCAACGTCAGCCGCAAGGTGCGCTCGCCGTTGATGGATACGCTGGAGCCTGCGACGGAAGCGGCCATCGATGCCGCGTTGAAACATGCGGGCCTGTTCAATTGA